Proteins from a genomic interval of Crassostrea angulata isolate pt1a10 chromosome 7, ASM2561291v2, whole genome shotgun sequence:
- the LOC128191951 gene encoding heat shock 70 kDa protein 12A-like: MSSLRLRQEIKSRRSRNRRIESRFRQDQNGSLPAFQESAEPDIIACIDIGTTFSGYAFALSKDLQEDRLAVHVNKEWISGNSKLITLKVPSSVLLTPEKRFHSFGYEAEWKYGQLAADKNHLGWYYFRKFKMTMMQNENPNIGTSIMDDTGKPLRAVAVFCAAIKYLRNHLVDALASTMKGVEPNWILENFSFQWIFTHPVNWEDQTKQVITMAAKQVGINNATLVPEAEAASFYCQVSPLHRINTRNGEMICLQTLGMKYLMLDLGGGSTDSTILQLTNDTKLIELINSTGNLNGGIKVDAAFINFLMQIVNEEVMEKFASSFKADLSYLHKEFEIKKRTFDPKSSDPIVFKLPTVLRRIFEVNMKQALQLKIEQSEYGYLVKLNGDTLSMDPDVFRGFYAAALENISSSLLKVLYAKEGKDCKTIVMVGGFALSPLVQNTIRTKFPDMTILMPPDPDLAVMKGGVLYGFDNRPVIYMKAKYTYGIGMAMPFKNGVHPDEKKFESNGVSLCSDVFKINITQNQDVQIGEFESRTLLYINRREQRFLCIPVYLSTVREALFTTEGTCQYLGKMKITLMSTRDEKAAISVKMALTFHELVVEVTDEGSGRTIRDVFADSPHIE, from the exons atgtctaGTTTGCGCTTGCGTCAAGAAATTAAAAGCAGACGATCGAGAAACAGACGTATTGAATCGAG ATTTCGACAAGATCAGAATGGTTCTCTACCAGCGTTTCAGGAGTCGGCGGAACCCGACATAATAGCTTGTATCGATATAGGGACAACCTTCTCGGGATATGCATTTGCCCTTAGCAAAGATCTCCAAGAGGATAGATTAGCTGTCCATGTCAACAAGGAATGGATATCCGGAAACTCCAAGTTGATCACACTCAAGGTTCCAAGCTCCGTTCTTCTGACCCCGGAGAAAAGATTCCACTCCTTTGGGTACGAGGCGGAATGGAAGTATGGTCAGTTAGCAGCCGACAAAAACCACCTGGGCTGGTATTACTTTAGGAAATTCAAGATGACGATGATGCAGAACGAG AATCCGAACATTGGCACCAGTATTATGGACGACACGGGAAAACCTCTCCGTGCCGTGGCAGTGTTTTGTGCTGCCATCAAATACTTACGAAATCACCTAGTGGACGCATTGGCCAGCACCATGAAAGGTGTAGAGCCAAATTGGATATTAGAAAACTTTTCTTTTCAATGGATCTTTACTCACCCTGTTAACTGGGAGGACCAGACAAAGCAAGTTATAACAATGGCCGCCAAACAG GTTGGAATCAACAACGCAACTCTAGTACCGGAAGCCGAGGCAGCCTCGTTTTACTGCCAAGTTTCACCATTACATCGAATCAACACCAGGAATGGAGAAATGATTTGTTTACAGACACTGGGGATGAAATATCTAATGCTTGATCTAGGCG gTGGGAGCACTGATTCTACAATACTGCAGTTGACTAACGACACGAAGCTGATAGAACTCATAAACAGTACCGGAAACCTGAACGGAGGAATCAAAGTGGACGCCGcctttattaattttctaatGCAAATTGTGAATGAGGAGGTGATGGAGAAATTCGCCAGTAGTTTTAAAGCTGACCTTTCCTATCTCCACAAGGAATTTGAGATTAAAAAGCGGACGTTTGACCCTAAAAGCTCAGACCCTATAGTTTTTAAGTTACCTACAGTATTAAGAAGAATTTTTGAAGTCAACATGAAGCAAGCGTTACAATTGAAGATAGAACAATCCGAATATGGATACCTTGTCAAACTTAATGGTGATACTTTAAGCATGGACCCGGATGTGTTTCGAGGATTTTATGCCGCTGCTTTGGAAAACATATCGAGTTCGTTATTAAAAGTGCTGTATGCAAAGGAAGGCAAAGATTGCAAAACGATTGTGATGGTTGGAGGTTTTGCATTGTCTCCCCTTGTTCAAAACACCATTCGAACAAAGTTTCCGGATATGACGATTTTAATGCCCCCCGATCCCGATCTAGCTGTGATGAAAGGTGGTGTATTGTATGGGTTTGATAACCGACCAGTGATATACATGAAAGCAAAATACACCTACGGGATTGGGATGGCGATGCCTTTCAAAAATGGCGTCCATCCAGATGAGAAGAAATTTGAGTCTAATGGAGTGTCGCTTTGTAGTGAtgtgttcaaaattaatataacaCAGAACCAAGACGTGCAGATTGGCGAGTTTGAAAGCCGGACTTTGTTGTACATTAATAGGAGAGAGCAACGGTTTCTCTGCATACCCGTTTATTTGTCAACAGTTAGAGAGGCCTTGTTCACGACAGAAGGAACATGTCAATATTTAGgcaaaatgaaaattactttAATGTCAACTCGCGATGAAAAAGCT